One region of Baekduia soli genomic DNA includes:
- a CDS encoding UDP-N-acetylmuramate dehydrogenase, whose amino-acid sequence MDLSRYTTLHLGGPAERLVTATTEAELLHAVAEADGAGAPLLLLAGGSNLVVADAGVRGTVVRVLTSGVRRDGDVLEAAAGESWDALVAASVADGLAGIECLAGIPGSVGATPIQNVGAYGQEVADVITGVRALDRTTGVVVELDPAACAFAYRSSAFKRDPGRFVVLSVRFALHAGGRSQPIRYAELARALDVGIGDRVDLAAARAAVLGLRRAKGMVLDPGDPDTASAGSFFTNPILTGEAFAALAARAQERLGEGARPPAFPEADGRVKTSAAWLIERAGFRRGHGDPAGIAISSKHVLALTNRGAGTTAALVALAREIAAGVHAAFGVVLVPEPVFAGHAWR is encoded by the coding sequence GTGGATCTGTCGCGGTACACGACGCTGCACCTCGGCGGCCCCGCCGAGCGGCTGGTCACGGCCACGACGGAGGCCGAGCTCCTTCACGCCGTCGCCGAGGCCGACGGCGCCGGCGCGCCGCTGCTGCTGCTCGCGGGCGGGTCGAACCTCGTCGTGGCCGACGCGGGCGTGCGGGGCACGGTCGTCCGGGTCCTGACGTCCGGGGTGCGGCGCGACGGCGACGTGCTCGAGGCCGCCGCGGGCGAGTCCTGGGACGCGCTGGTCGCGGCCTCCGTGGCCGACGGCCTCGCCGGCATCGAGTGCCTCGCCGGCATCCCGGGCTCGGTCGGCGCCACGCCGATCCAGAACGTCGGGGCCTACGGCCAGGAGGTCGCCGACGTCATCACCGGCGTCCGGGCGCTGGACCGCACGACGGGCGTCGTCGTCGAGCTGGACCCCGCGGCCTGCGCGTTCGCCTACCGCTCCAGCGCGTTCAAGCGCGACCCCGGGCGGTTCGTCGTGCTGTCGGTGCGCTTCGCGCTGCACGCCGGCGGGCGCTCGCAGCCCATCCGCTACGCCGAGCTGGCACGGGCGCTCGACGTCGGCATCGGCGACCGGGTCGACCTGGCCGCCGCCCGCGCGGCGGTCCTCGGGCTGCGCCGCGCCAAGGGCATGGTGCTGGACCCCGGCGACCCCGACACCGCCAGCGCCGGGTCGTTCTTCACGAACCCGATCCTCACCGGCGAGGCGTTCGCGGCGCTGGCCGCACGCGCGCAGGAGCGCCTGGGCGAGGGCGCGCGGCCACCGGCCTTCCCGGAGGCCGACGGGCGCGTGAAGACCTCGGCGGCGTGGCTCATCGAGCGCGCGGGCTTCCGGCGCGGCCACGGCGATCCCGCCGGCATCGCGATCTCCTCCAAGCACGTGCTCGCGCTCACCAACCGCGGCGCGGGGACGACGGCCGCGCTCGTGGCCCTGGCCCGGGAGATCGCCGCAGGCGTGCACGCGGCCTTCGGCGTGGTGCTCGTTCCGGAGCCGGTGTTCGCCGGGCACGCCTGGCGCTGA
- a CDS encoding response regulator, with product MIRVLVVDDHPVLRAGLEAVLRAEPGFRCVGAAQDGDAMWRILRRTRPDVVVLDHRLGSEDGVVLCRALRAEPVPPAILLYTADPTAALRAEAISAGAAGLVDKAVDVDVLFDAIRVAGRRHGVVA from the coding sequence ATGATCCGCGTCCTCGTCGTCGACGACCACCCCGTCCTGCGCGCCGGCCTGGAGGCCGTGCTCCGCGCCGAGCCCGGCTTCCGCTGCGTCGGCGCGGCGCAGGACGGCGACGCCATGTGGCGCATCCTGCGCCGCACGCGCCCGGACGTCGTCGTCCTCGACCATCGCCTGGGCTCCGAGGACGGCGTGGTGCTGTGCCGCGCGCTGCGCGCCGAGCCCGTGCCGCCGGCGATCCTGCTCTACACCGCCGACCCCACGGCCGCGCTGCGGGCCGAGGCGATCTCGGCCGGCGCCGCCGGCCTGGTCGACAAGGCCGTCGACGTCGACGTGCTCTTCGACGCCATCCGCGTGGCGGGCCGGCGCCACGGCGTGGTCGCCTAG
- a CDS encoding M20/M25/M40 family metallo-hydrolase yields the protein MPIPDVLNQLLTAGGPSGYETAPARVFAEACAPFAEVRTDVMGSVTARVKGTGDGPTVALVGHIDEIGLIVTHIDDKGFLSFTGVGGWDPVILVGQRVELTTREGVLAGVVGKKPIHLLKDEERKRAAEIKDLHIDIGARDGDEAKGLVRIGDVAVIAGGPVELRNDRVISRSLDNRLGCYVAHEAARLVAEAGGAVGDVVAVAAVQEEITFAGARTVAHALRPDVAIVIDVTHATDAPGIDEREVGSHPFGSGPVIERGSTLHPAVFELLHEAAEAEDVPFTVSASARYTGTDADAIHVSRDGIPTGLIGLPLRYMHSPVEMVQLDDIANAARLAAAFARRLTAGQVFER from the coding sequence GTGCCGATCCCCGACGTCCTCAACCAGCTCCTGACCGCCGGCGGTCCCTCCGGCTACGAGACCGCGCCGGCCCGCGTGTTCGCGGAGGCCTGCGCGCCGTTCGCCGAGGTCCGGACCGACGTCATGGGCAGCGTCACCGCCCGGGTCAAGGGCACCGGGGACGGCCCGACCGTCGCGCTCGTCGGGCACATCGACGAGATCGGGCTCATCGTCACCCACATCGACGACAAGGGCTTCCTCAGCTTCACCGGCGTCGGCGGCTGGGATCCCGTGATCCTCGTCGGCCAGCGCGTCGAGCTGACGACCCGCGAAGGCGTGCTGGCCGGCGTCGTGGGCAAGAAGCCCATCCACCTGCTCAAGGACGAAGAGCGCAAGCGGGCGGCCGAGATCAAGGACCTCCACATCGACATCGGTGCCAGGGACGGCGACGAGGCCAAGGGCCTCGTGCGCATCGGCGACGTCGCGGTGATCGCCGGCGGGCCCGTGGAGCTGCGCAACGACCGGGTCATCTCGCGCTCGCTCGACAACCGCCTGGGCTGCTACGTCGCCCACGAGGCGGCGCGGCTGGTCGCCGAGGCCGGCGGTGCGGTGGGCGACGTCGTCGCCGTCGCCGCGGTGCAGGAGGAGATCACCTTCGCCGGGGCGCGCACCGTCGCCCACGCGCTGCGTCCCGACGTGGCGATCGTCATCGACGTCACGCACGCCACCGACGCGCCGGGGATCGACGAGCGCGAGGTCGGCTCGCACCCGTTCGGCTCCGGGCCGGTCATCGAGCGCGGCTCAACGCTGCACCCCGCGGTCTTCGAGCTGCTGCACGAGGCCGCCGAGGCCGAGGACGTGCCGTTCACCGTGTCGGCCTCCGCGCGCTACACCGGGACCGATGCCGACGCGATCCACGTCAGCCGCGACGGCATCCCCACGGGCCTCATCGGCCTGCCGCTGCGCTACATGCACTCGCCGGTGGAGATGGTCCAGCTCGACGACATCGCCAACGCGGCCCGCCTGGCCGCGGCCTTCGCCCGGCGCCTGACCGCGGGCCAGGTCTTCGAGCGCTGA
- a CDS encoding diguanylate cyclase domain-containing protein, which produces MEPTQGYDPEGVSGIVVADATQPGYPLTYVSPGFEQLTGHGADEVLGRSCNLLQGPDTDPRTVAVLRAALAEGRDAYVTLLNYRADGTPFWNEVAISPQRDEQGTVVRYLGVQRDVTARMRAEARIHELAYFDTLTGLANRAALHDELRSALHRARVHDREVALLFVDLDDFKRINDGRGHHVGDEVLRAVAERLRAVVRPQDLLARPGGDEFTLLVKDVGGEASAIGTDLAGRVVAALREPLEIEGRPLEVRASVGVSTFPRDATSAEDLLRHADAAMYVAKGGGKDGFHVYRSRAVGAGHQPDDAFGAAEFAGELDRILRDGALMTAYQPIVEIAGGAVVAYEALARGPEGSPLHHPDRLFAAAVAAGRVVELDWACRVAAVTGALEAGLGRSASLFLNCEPTTIDAPCPPEHLAVWERGLAELDLVLEITERAVTDRPAELSRVVAGHRDAGRGIALDDIGADVRSLALLPLVAPDVMKLDLRLVQDRPSTDQAAIVSAVAAERERTGALILAEGIETEAHCSVARTLGATLGQGWLWGRPGPLPGAPRDVLMRRPITGGTRRAIAYPGGSPFEVVRGQRDMAEASKRLLLPMSHHLENRAMRIGEGAVILSAFQQARHFTPATVRRYETLARSSSLVAAFGVGLGEEPVRGVRGACIAPDDILAGEWSVVVLGPHFAGALVAMDLGDEGPDRDRRFLFATVYDRDLVIAAARTLLHRIAPARERDGARVL; this is translated from the coding sequence ATGGAGCCGACGCAGGGATACGACCCCGAGGGCGTCTCGGGCATCGTCGTGGCCGACGCCACGCAGCCCGGGTACCCGCTGACCTACGTGAGCCCGGGGTTCGAGCAGCTCACGGGCCACGGCGCCGACGAGGTGCTGGGGCGCAGCTGCAACCTGCTGCAGGGCCCGGACACCGACCCGCGCACCGTCGCCGTGCTGCGCGCCGCGCTGGCCGAGGGCCGCGACGCGTACGTCACGCTGCTGAACTACCGCGCCGACGGCACCCCGTTCTGGAACGAGGTCGCGATCTCCCCCCAGCGCGACGAGCAGGGGACGGTCGTGCGCTACCTCGGCGTGCAGCGCGACGTCACCGCCCGCATGCGCGCCGAGGCGCGCATCCACGAGCTCGCCTACTTCGACACCCTCACGGGCCTGGCCAACCGCGCCGCGCTGCACGACGAGCTGCGCTCGGCCCTGCACCGCGCGCGCGTCCACGACCGCGAGGTCGCCCTGCTGTTCGTCGACCTCGACGACTTCAAGCGCATCAACGACGGCCGCGGCCACCACGTCGGCGACGAGGTGCTGCGCGCGGTCGCCGAGCGCCTGCGCGCCGTGGTGCGCCCGCAGGACCTCCTCGCCCGTCCGGGCGGCGACGAGTTCACGCTCCTGGTCAAGGACGTCGGCGGCGAGGCCTCGGCCATCGGCACCGACCTCGCGGGCCGCGTCGTCGCCGCACTGCGCGAGCCGCTGGAGATCGAGGGGCGCCCCCTCGAGGTCCGGGCCAGCGTGGGCGTCAGCACGTTCCCGCGCGACGCGACCTCGGCCGAGGACCTCCTGCGCCACGCCGACGCCGCGATGTACGTCGCCAAGGGCGGCGGCAAGGACGGCTTCCACGTCTACCGCTCGCGCGCCGTGGGCGCCGGCCATCAGCCCGACGACGCGTTCGGCGCCGCCGAGTTCGCGGGCGAGCTGGACCGGATCCTGCGCGACGGCGCGCTGATGACGGCCTACCAGCCCATCGTCGAGATCGCCGGTGGGGCCGTCGTGGCCTACGAGGCGCTCGCCCGCGGCCCCGAGGGCTCGCCGCTGCACCACCCCGACCGCCTCTTCGCGGCCGCGGTCGCGGCCGGGCGCGTGGTCGAGCTCGACTGGGCCTGCCGGGTCGCGGCGGTCACGGGCGCCCTGGAGGCCGGCCTGGGCCGCAGCGCGTCGCTGTTCCTCAACTGCGAGCCGACCACGATCGACGCGCCGTGCCCGCCCGAGCACCTGGCGGTCTGGGAGCGCGGCCTGGCCGAGCTCGACCTCGTCCTGGAGATCACCGAGCGCGCGGTCACCGACCGTCCCGCCGAGCTCTCGCGCGTCGTCGCCGGCCACCGCGACGCCGGCCGCGGCATCGCGCTGGACGACATCGGCGCCGACGTCCGCTCGCTGGCCCTGCTGCCCCTGGTGGCACCCGACGTCATGAAGCTCGACCTGCGCCTCGTGCAGGACCGCCCGTCGACCGACCAGGCCGCCATCGTCAGCGCCGTCGCGGCCGAGCGCGAGCGCACCGGCGCGCTCATCCTCGCGGAGGGCATCGAGACCGAGGCGCACTGCAGCGTCGCCCGGACCCTGGGGGCCACGCTGGGCCAGGGCTGGCTGTGGGGCCGCCCGGGCCCGCTGCCCGGCGCCCCCCGCGACGTGCTCATGCGCCGTCCGATCACGGGTGGCACGCGCCGCGCGATCGCCTACCCGGGCGGCTCGCCGTTCGAGGTCGTCCGCGGCCAGCGCGACATGGCCGAGGCCAGCAAGCGCCTGCTGCTGCCGATGAGCCACCACCTCGAGAACCGGGCGATGCGCATCGGCGAGGGCGCGGTGATCCTGTCGGCCTTCCAGCAGGCTCGGCACTTCACCCCGGCCACCGTCCGCCGCTACGAGACGCTCGCGCGCAGCTCGAGCCTGGTCGCCGCCTTCGGCGTCGGCCTGGGCGAGGAGCCCGTCCGCGGCGTGCGCGGCGCGTGCATCGCGCCCGACGACATCCTCGCCGGCGAGTGGAGCGTCGTGGTGCTCGGCCCGCACTTCGCGGGCGCGCTGGTCGCCATGGACCTCGGCGACGAGGGCCCCGACCGCGACCGCCGGTTCCTCTTCGCGACGGTCTACGACCGCGACCTCGTCATCGCCGCCGCCCGGACGCTCCTGCACCGGATCGCCCCGGCGCGCGAGCGCGACGGGGCCCGCGTCCTGTAG
- a CDS encoding putative bifunctional diguanylate cyclase/phosphodiesterase — protein MSARRPALPLPAVPLLAAVGAGLLLAGVVAGAVRGMTTAPDTLDHVRHTLVLALAAGLIVARAVRVSRDRRMWIAMAAGAVLYGGGLAFWGWSYHESLDTPADLMFFGGDLLFWAGLLIYLRRRVGDALPTFWLDAVGVAVYLGSILTAVLLTDVRDHSGISRFTAAANLIYPAADAALASIPFVVASFSGRRMRGEDILLGATFAVAVVTDTVYVLSLAGHAPAAGVWFDTGWELQLLLLGVAAWSRPGAAGTLRMGGWWESVPTMLLLGVGAGILTVGEFTDLDPVAVGLALLSLAGGVVRSMLMLRDVRRVVVQRREALTDDLTGLPNRRALFRALDILTRDGGRSGERADLLVIDLDGFRELNETLGHEAGDVLLRTAADRLKPVVGDDLLVRLGADEFAAVLRPPADTAQIARDIREAVAIPIELDDVTVAIEASVGVASFPDDANDAGELARRADVATSDAKRRRVGIVRYHADRDEHSRDRLELADDLRRALAARDCGGLWAAFQPQVELATDRIIGAETLIRWHHPQRGPVSPAELLPVAERSGQMAALTDWILDRALSECAGLANQGFELRVGVNVSAVTLVDIGLPERIDTALRRHGVPPARLVVEVTEDAVMNDQRRCLDVLERIAQLGVEISVDDFGTGQSSLAQLRHLPADELKIDRSFVKGMADDPLDHEVVRLVVSMGRSMGLRVVAEGIETAQEREVLVALGCDVAQGFGLGRPMPAIELAALLEQRDAERSRREAA, from the coding sequence ATGAGCGCCCGTCGCCCCGCGCTGCCCCTGCCCGCGGTCCCGCTCCTCGCGGCCGTGGGCGCCGGCCTGCTGCTGGCCGGCGTCGTCGCGGGCGCGGTGCGCGGGATGACGACCGCGCCGGACACGCTGGACCACGTCCGGCACACGCTCGTGCTGGCGCTCGCGGCCGGGCTGATCGTCGCGCGCGCGGTGCGCGTCTCGCGCGACCGGCGGATGTGGATCGCCATGGCCGCCGGGGCGGTGCTCTACGGCGGCGGCCTCGCGTTCTGGGGCTGGTCCTACCACGAGTCGCTGGACACGCCGGCCGACCTCATGTTCTTCGGCGGCGACCTGCTGTTCTGGGCCGGCCTGCTGATCTACCTGCGCCGCCGCGTCGGCGACGCGCTGCCGACGTTCTGGCTCGACGCCGTCGGCGTCGCCGTCTACCTCGGGTCGATCCTCACGGCCGTCCTGCTGACCGACGTGCGCGACCACAGCGGGATCTCGCGCTTCACCGCGGCCGCCAACCTGATCTACCCCGCCGCCGATGCCGCGCTGGCGTCCATCCCGTTCGTCGTGGCGAGCTTCAGCGGCCGCCGCATGCGCGGCGAGGACATCCTCCTCGGCGCCACGTTCGCCGTCGCCGTGGTCACCGACACGGTCTACGTGCTCTCCCTGGCCGGCCACGCCCCCGCCGCGGGGGTCTGGTTCGACACGGGGTGGGAGCTGCAGCTCCTGCTGCTGGGCGTGGCGGCGTGGTCGCGCCCCGGCGCGGCCGGCACGCTGCGGATGGGCGGCTGGTGGGAGTCGGTGCCGACGATGCTGCTGCTCGGCGTCGGCGCGGGCATCCTGACCGTCGGCGAGTTCACCGACCTCGACCCGGTCGCCGTCGGCCTGGCCCTGCTCTCGCTCGCCGGCGGCGTCGTGCGCAGCATGCTCATGCTCCGCGACGTGCGCCGCGTGGTCGTCCAGCGCCGGGAGGCGCTGACCGACGACCTGACCGGCCTGCCCAACCGCCGCGCGCTGTTCCGCGCCCTGGACATCCTGACCCGCGACGGCGGCCGCAGCGGCGAGCGCGCCGACCTGCTGGTCATCGACCTCGACGGCTTCCGCGAGCTCAACGAGACGCTCGGCCACGAGGCCGGCGACGTGCTGCTGCGCACGGCGGCCGACCGCCTCAAGCCGGTCGTCGGCGACGATCTGCTCGTGCGCCTGGGCGCCGACGAGTTCGCCGCCGTCCTGCGCCCGCCCGCCGACACGGCCCAGATCGCCCGCGACATCCGCGAGGCCGTCGCCATCCCGATCGAGCTCGACGACGTGACCGTCGCGATCGAGGCCAGCGTCGGCGTCGCGAGCTTCCCCGACGACGCCAACGACGCCGGGGAGCTGGCCCGCCGCGCCGACGTCGCCACGTCGGACGCCAAGCGCCGCCGCGTCGGCATCGTCCGCTACCACGCCGATCGCGACGAGCACTCGCGCGACCGGCTCGAGCTCGCCGATGACCTGCGCCGCGCGCTGGCCGCCCGCGACTGCGGCGGCCTGTGGGCCGCGTTCCAGCCGCAGGTCGAGCTGGCCACCGACCGCATCATCGGCGCCGAGACCCTCATCCGCTGGCACCATCCGCAGCGCGGCCCGGTGTCGCCCGCCGAGCTACTGCCCGTCGCCGAGCGCAGCGGCCAGATGGCCGCGCTGACCGACTGGATCCTGGACCGCGCGCTCAGCGAGTGCGCCGGCCTGGCCAACCAGGGCTTCGAGCTGCGCGTCGGCGTCAACGTCTCGGCGGTCACGCTCGTCGACATCGGCCTGCCCGAGCGCATCGACACCGCCCTGCGCCGCCACGGCGTCCCGCCCGCGCGGCTCGTCGTCGAGGTCACCGAGGACGCGGTGATGAACGACCAGCGCCGCTGCCTGGACGTGCTCGAGCGGATCGCCCAGCTCGGCGTGGAGATCTCGGTCGACGACTTCGGGACGGGGCAGTCGTCGCTGGCCCAGCTGCGCCACCTCCCCGCCGACGAGCTCAAGATCGACCGCAGCTTCGTCAAGGGGATGGCCGATGACCCGCTCGACCACGAGGTCGTGCGCCTCGTCGTCTCCATGGGCCGCAGCATGGGCCTGCGGGTCGTGGCCGAGGGCATCGAGACCGCGCAGGAGCGCGAGGTCCTGGTCGCGCTGGGCTGCGACGTGGCCCAGGGCTTCGGCCTCGGGCGCCCGATGCCCGCGATCGAGCTCGCCGCGCTGCTCGAGCAGCGCGACGCCGAGCGCTCCCGGCGCGAGGCGGCCTGA
- a CDS encoding HAD family hydrolase, with protein sequence MLLLFDIDGTLLLKASREHAEAVHAALRRVHRIEIPTARVEAAGRTDGAIAKSILTLAGVSAERIDARADDVRAATCEEFARRCPADLRDHLNPGIVEVLEGLHADAGKHLSLLTGNMEPVARLKLQRAGIAHFFGPGQGAFGSDDDDRAALPAIARARAGADGRPWPREDAVVIGDTPRDIACARADGVRVVAIATGPFAAQDLGGADAVVHRAHDLPGALEGLAGATIDP encoded by the coding sequence GTGCTCCTGCTCTTCGACATCGACGGCACCCTGCTGCTCAAGGCCTCACGGGAGCACGCCGAGGCGGTGCACGCCGCGCTGCGCCGCGTGCACCGGATCGAGATCCCGACGGCGCGCGTCGAGGCCGCGGGGCGCACCGACGGGGCCATCGCCAAGTCGATCCTCACGCTCGCCGGGGTCTCGGCGGAGCGCATCGACGCCCGCGCCGACGACGTGCGGGCGGCGACCTGCGAGGAGTTCGCGCGCCGCTGTCCCGCCGACCTTCGCGACCACCTCAACCCCGGCATCGTCGAGGTGCTCGAGGGCCTGCACGCCGACGCGGGCAAGCACCTCTCGCTGCTGACGGGCAACATGGAGCCCGTCGCGCGGCTCAAGCTCCAGCGCGCCGGGATCGCCCACTTCTTCGGCCCCGGCCAGGGCGCGTTCGGCTCCGACGACGACGACCGGGCCGCGCTGCCGGCGATCGCCCGCGCCCGCGCGGGTGCCGACGGGCGCCCCTGGCCGCGCGAGGACGCCGTGGTCATCGGCGACACGCCGCGCGACATCGCCTGCGCACGCGCCGACGGCGTGCGCGTGGTCGCCATCGCGACGGGCCCGTTCGCGGCGCAGGACCTCGGTGGGGCCGACGCGGTCGTGCACCGTGCGCACGACCTGCCCGGCGCGTTGGAGGGCCTCGCCGGCGCTACCATCGACCCGTAG
- a CDS encoding DsbA family protein: protein MADVCITEYTDPGCPWAYSAEPFRRRLSWLYGDALEWRVRMVGLAASPEEYAEKGFTPARQAAAFRTISREHRMPIDTRERERMAATIPACRAVIAARLHAPEATRALLRRLRIRNFSGELLDTPQTIAGAAADAGLDPAQLQAWAEGDDVTAALEEDMAASRAPLPAARILDDKLANWSGGRRYTCPSYEIVRISDGVKIAVPGFQPFAVYDVITANLVPGLERREPASAAEEVLAWTGTPLATQEVAVVRDISFDEAHEELSRVADLRPLGYDGFWTLRAAA from the coding sequence GTGGCCGACGTCTGCATCACCGAGTACACCGACCCCGGCTGCCCCTGGGCCTACAGTGCCGAGCCGTTCCGGCGGCGGCTGTCCTGGCTCTACGGCGACGCGCTGGAGTGGCGGGTGCGGATGGTCGGCCTGGCCGCGTCGCCCGAGGAGTACGCCGAGAAGGGCTTCACGCCGGCCCGGCAGGCCGCCGCGTTCCGCACCATCAGCCGCGAGCACCGCATGCCGATCGACACGCGCGAGCGCGAGCGGATGGCCGCCACGATCCCCGCGTGCCGCGCGGTGATCGCCGCGCGCCTGCACGCGCCGGAGGCGACCCGCGCCCTGCTGCGCCGCCTGCGGATCCGCAACTTCTCCGGCGAGCTGCTCGACACGCCGCAGACGATCGCGGGAGCGGCCGCCGACGCGGGCCTGGACCCCGCGCAGCTGCAGGCCTGGGCCGAGGGCGACGACGTCACCGCCGCGCTGGAGGAGGACATGGCGGCGTCGCGCGCACCGCTGCCGGCCGCACGCATCCTCGACGACAAGCTGGCCAACTGGTCCGGCGGGCGCCGGTACACGTGCCCGTCCTACGAGATCGTGCGGATCTCCGACGGCGTGAAGATCGCCGTTCCGGGCTTCCAGCCCTTCGCGGTCTACGACGTGATCACCGCCAACCTCGTGCCGGGCCTCGAGCGCCGCGAGCCCGCCTCCGCCGCCGAGGAGGTCCTGGCGTGGACGGGGACCCCGCTGGCCACGCAGGAGGTCGCCGTCGTTCGCGACATCTCCTTCGACGAGGCGCACGAGGAGCTCAGCCGGGTGGCCGACCTGCGGCCGCTGGGCTACGACGGGTTCTGGACGCTGCGCGCCGCCGCCTGA
- a CDS encoding tetratricopeptide repeat protein — protein sequence MPQVLDIEQALLLLELDPPFEKRDVQLARRRQAKIWHPDLAPPGKQVEHERHLKAINEAADQLESLAEGSRGGRVSRNAVKVSAAAAREARAEAGRRNYEEQQRRQAAEAERERHDPFGTRVPDHSVVHRYARCLSYPEWGVGEVAGIYFTGAEDDVQQWARVRFQPGVRTVPAGSLQFVDFSKPDPGHERVQRFMTAAQHAMHDNDFKLAAQRLIYARDAEPANVSVLRLLTLAFWQAGDLPAAGRSVRDWARADPSRPAAHRYAARIYEDMGAFDLAVEAALRAAERGPQDAGAWERVGRLRLRLLDRAGALDALERARRLGPSVEGLLDLALALHLGGDLGGEVTATEQATLLDAEHPAAWNRYAHALARTDRVSDAIAAAERARRLAPDDLDVADLLERLHAAQPRVLPAA from the coding sequence GTGCCGCAGGTCCTCGACATCGAACAGGCGCTGCTCCTGCTGGAGCTCGACCCGCCGTTCGAGAAGCGCGACGTCCAGCTCGCGCGGCGCCGGCAGGCCAAGATCTGGCACCCCGACCTGGCCCCGCCGGGCAAGCAGGTCGAGCACGAGCGCCACCTCAAGGCCATCAACGAGGCCGCCGACCAGCTCGAGAGCCTCGCGGAGGGCTCGCGCGGCGGGCGCGTGTCGCGCAACGCGGTCAAGGTCAGCGCGGCGGCCGCGCGCGAGGCGCGGGCCGAGGCCGGCCGGCGCAACTACGAGGAGCAGCAGCGCCGCCAGGCCGCCGAGGCCGAGCGCGAGCGCCACGACCCGTTCGGCACGCGGGTGCCCGACCACTCCGTCGTGCACCGCTACGCGCGCTGCCTGTCCTACCCGGAGTGGGGCGTGGGGGAGGTCGCGGGCATCTACTTCACCGGCGCCGAGGACGACGTGCAGCAGTGGGCGCGCGTGCGCTTCCAGCCCGGCGTGCGCACCGTCCCCGCCGGCTCGCTGCAGTTCGTGGACTTCTCCAAGCCCGACCCCGGCCACGAGCGCGTTCAGCGGTTCATGACCGCCGCCCAGCACGCGATGCACGACAACGACTTCAAGCTCGCCGCCCAGCGCCTCATCTACGCGCGCGACGCCGAGCCCGCCAACGTGTCGGTGCTGCGCCTGCTCACGCTGGCGTTCTGGCAGGCCGGCGACCTGCCCGCGGCGGGCCGCTCCGTCCGGGACTGGGCGCGCGCCGACCCGTCGCGCCCGGCGGCGCACCGCTACGCCGCGCGCATCTACGAGGACATGGGCGCGTTCGACCTCGCCGTGGAGGCCGCGCTGCGCGCCGCCGAGCGCGGCCCGCAGGACGCGGGCGCGTGGGAGCGCGTCGGCCGGCTGCGGCTGCGGCTGCTGGACCGCGCCGGCGCGCTGGACGCGCTGGAGCGCGCACGGCGCCTGGGCCCCAGCGTCGAGGGCCTGCTCGACCTCGCCCTGGCCCTCCACCTCGGCGGCGACCTCGGCGGTGAGGTCACCGCGACCGAGCAGGCGACGCTCCTGGACGCCGAGCACCCCGCGGCGTGGAACCGCTACGCGCACGCGCTGGCACGGACCGACCGCGTCAGCGACGCGATCGCCGCGGCCGAGCGTGCGCGGCGCCTGGCGCCCGACGACCTCGACGTCGCCGACCTGCTCGAGCGCCTGCATGCCGCCCAGCCGCGGGTGCTCCCCGCGGCCTGA